In Phragmites australis chromosome 17, lpPhrAust1.1, whole genome shotgun sequence, the following are encoded in one genomic region:
- the LOC133896919 gene encoding phosphatidylinositol 4-kinase gamma 7-like, whose protein sequence is MSRDFDCPVQTQMAVAILDRNFSSEYPGGSRTEGRPLSWKRVFVQTDNGSVLGIELERGENAQTVKKKLQIALNVPTDESSLTFGDLVLNNDLSSIRNDSPLLLKRNQMHRSNSTPCLSPTGKDVWQRDRSGPIEVLGCSSPSSRMKQLAKDVVKAIRNGVDPVAVNSGMGGAYYFKNIWGERVAIVKPTDEEPFAPNNPKGFVGKALGQPGLKRSVRIGETGFREVAAYLLDYNHFANVPPTMLVKITHTVFNVNDCVGCKTKVFGNKSEAVSKIASLQQFITHDFDASDHGTSSFPVSAVHRIGILDVRIFNTDRHAGNLLVRKLGPGADNFGEQTELIPIDHGLCLPECLEDPYFEWIHWPQASVPFSEEELEYIAKLDPVKDAEMLRMELPMIREACLRVLVLSTTFLKEAAGFGLSLSEIGEMMSRQFTAKEEEPSELELLCMEARKWVEERELSLPDEAGVEDDDDDFTQFPLEDDSDAFEAPAFSKFGTMKASSRNPLSKLDECDEEDKDEDEDDTYTTKEDADILTSALPLQFPGISKLSSSMKGLGFLGKSKAYHTGVPKSKVTGKTNYSGKASEHQSGSRSANELLLPSASFVKVSDMGPHEWSAFIEKFQELLPSAFRARKHAAGVGPRPLQRLGTSCQF, encoded by the coding sequence ATGTCCAGGGACTTTGATTGTCCTGTTCAGACACAGATGGCTGTTGCCATCCTGGATCGGAACTTCAGCAGTGAATATCCTGGAGGTAGCAGAACTGAGGGGAGACCACTGAGCTGGAAGAGAGTCTTTGTCCAAACTGACAATGGTTCTGTCCTTGGCATTGAGTTGGAGAGGGGCGAAAATGCACAGACTGTGAAAAAGAAGCTGCAGATTGCCCTCAATGTGCCCACAGATGAGAGCTCACTGACTTTCGGTGATCTGGTTCTGAATAATGATCTTAGCAGCATTCGCAATGACTCGCCGTTGCTTCTCAAAAGGAATCAGATGCATCGAAGCAACTCCACACCTTGCCTCTCTCCTACTGGAAAGGATGTGTGGCAGCGAGACCGGAGTGGGCCCATTGAAGTCCTTGGATGTTCAAGCCCTTCCTCTCGGATGAAGCAGCTTGCTAAGGATGTCGTCAAAGCCATAAGGAATGGTGTTGACCCAGTAGCTGTTAACAGTGGGATGGGTGGTGCCTACTACTTCAAGAACATCTGGGGAGAGCGTGTTGCAATTGTCAAGCCAACTGATGAGGAACCATTTGCTCCGAACAACCCAAAAGGTTTTGTGGGGAAGGCTCTGGGACAGCCAGGCCTCAAAAGATCTGTGCGGATTGGTGAGACAGGGTTCCGAGAGGTTGCTGCTTACCTCCTTGATTACAATCACTTTGCAAATGTTCCTCCCACCATGCTGGTCAAGATAACACACACTGTGTTCAATGTGAATGATTGTGTTGGCTGCAAAACTAAAGTCTTCGGCAACAAATCAGAGGCTGTGAGCAAGATTGCATCATTGCAGCAGTTCATCACTCATGATTTTGATGCCAGCGACCATGGGACATCAAGCTTCCCTGTATCTGCAGTGCATAGGATTGGCATACTTGATGTCAGAATCTTCAACACAGACAGGCATGCTGGAAATCTTCTGGTCAGGAAGCTTGGCCCCGGGGCTGACAATTTTGGAGAGCAGACAGAACTCATTCCTATCGACCATGGTCTTTGTCTGCCAGAATGCCTAGAAGACCCTTACTTTGAATGGATCCACTGGCCGCAGGCATCCGTTCCTTTCTCCGAGGAGGAGCTTGAGTACATTGCAAAACTTGATCCTGTGAAAGATGCTGAAATGCTTCGCATGGAGCTGCCCATGATCCGTGAGGCATGTCTCAGGGTGTTGGTGCTGTCAACAACATTTCTCAAGGAAGCTGCAGGGTTTGGCCTCAGCTTGTCGGAGATAGGAGAGATGATGAGCAGGCAGTTCACTGCAAAAGAAGAGGAGCCAAGTGAGCTTGAGCTTCTCTGCATGGAGGCAAGGAAATGGGTTGAGGAAAGAGAGCTCTCTCTTCCCGATGAAGCCGGAGTTgaagatgacgatgatgacttcACCCAGTTCCCTCTTGAGGATGATTCAGATGCATTTGAAGCACCAGCTTTCAGCAAGTTTGGGACCATGAAGGCAAGTTCCAGGAATCCACTGTCCAAGTTAGATGAATGTGATGAGGAAGACAAagacgaggatgaggatgacACCTACACTACCAAGGAGGATGCTGACATCTTGACCAGCGCATTACCACTCCAGTTTCCTGGTATCTCAAAGTTATCATCGTCCATGAAGGGGCTTGGTTTCCTTGGGAAATCTAAAGCCTATCATACAGGTGTCCCAAAGAGCAAGGTGACTGGTAAAACTAACTATAGTGGCAAAGCTAGTGAGCATCAGTCCGGGAGCAGGAGCGCAAATGAGCTGCTCCTTCCCAGCGCCAGTTTTGTGAAGGTGTCGGACATGGGCCCTCATGAGTGGAGTGCATTCATCGAGAAGTTCCAGGAGCTGCTCCCGAGCGCTTTCCGTGCCCGGAAGCACGCTGCTGGTGTCGGTCCGCGTCCATTGCAGAGGCTGGGCACGTCTTGCCAGTTTTGA